The following are from one region of the Rosettibacter firmus genome:
- a CDS encoding uroporphyrinogen decarboxylase family protein has product MTDQQWEKLKRIINGEIFDPLPMAFIIDSPWLPNWYGIKIIEYFSSEELWFKANLKAINNFPDVIFLPGFWSEFGMCTEPSAFGVKCTFPPDEFPFAHKIIRSTDDIDSLEQPNPETDGLLPLVLNRLKIMQPRIEDAGHKIRFAVARGPLNIASYLMGTTEFLTTIMMQPDKAHLLLRKITDYLKDWLQLQMKTFPTIDGIFLLDDIIGFMGENEFKEFGLPYFKELFSLNVSVKFLHNDAPCKVSAPFLPEMGINLFNMGFDVTLNELKELTQNKITLVGNIPPRDVLANGTQEDIKKATEDLINSLKDRSRIILSCGGGMPPGVSTDNILTFIETVKNFING; this is encoded by the coding sequence ATGACAGATCAACAATGGGAAAAATTAAAAAGAATTATCAATGGCGAAATCTTTGATCCTTTACCAATGGCATTTATAATTGATAGTCCATGGCTACCAAATTGGTATGGCATTAAAATTATTGAATACTTTTCGAGTGAAGAACTCTGGTTTAAAGCAAACTTAAAAGCAATTAATAATTTCCCGGATGTAATTTTTCTGCCTGGCTTCTGGTCAGAATTTGGAATGTGTACAGAACCATCGGCATTTGGTGTAAAATGCACTTTCCCTCCAGATGAATTTCCATTTGCTCACAAAATAATTCGTTCAACAGATGATATTGATTCGCTTGAACAACCAAATCCCGAAACTGATGGATTATTACCATTAGTTTTAAATCGATTAAAAATTATGCAGCCCAGAATCGAAGATGCTGGACATAAAATTAGATTTGCTGTAGCACGTGGTCCACTAAATATCGCCAGCTATTTAATGGGCACTACTGAATTCCTTACAACAATAATGATGCAACCGGATAAAGCTCACCTGCTTTTAAGAAAAATCACAGATTATCTTAAAGATTGGCTTCAACTTCAAATGAAAACTTTTCCAACTATTGATGGAATTTTTTTGCTCGACGATATTATTGGATTTATGGGAGAAAATGAATTCAAAGAATTTGGTCTTCCTTATTTTAAAGAATTATTTAGTCTAAATGTTTCTGTAAAATTTTTACATAATGATGCACCATGTAAAGTCTCTGCTCCTTTTTTGCCCGAGATGGGAATCAATCTTTTTAATATGGGTTTCGATGTTACATTAAACGAATTAAAAGAACTTACTCAAAATAAAATTACACTTGTTGGAAATATTCCCCCAAGAGATGTACTTGCAAATGGTACTCAGGAAGATATTAAAAAAGCTACCGAGGATTTAATAAATTCTTTAAAAGATCGTTCGAGAATAATTTTATCGTGTGGTGGAGGAATGCCTCCTGGTGTTTCAACAGACAATATTCTTACTTTTATCGAAACAGTCAAAAATTTTATTAATGGATAG
- a CDS encoding vitamin B12 dependent-methionine synthase activation domain-containing protein, with translation MIKENEIDYNTYELNISPELIHIEKNRIIEILGYNSLPEHFDLMLDNVLSDIKKKLNIRAGYKIIDDYKLLDNKEGFFISRTFFKTGKIVTTQLGKIESVAVFILTAGFEIDKWIKELNEKGETLLSYLVDITASEATEKIADVLHDYIKSKMKNFGLNVTNRYSPGYCNWDVSEQQKLFSLLPRNFCGVKLTESSLMIPVKSISGIIGIGKKAKWKNYLCDKCGISDCTYRKIISRNKSKKHID, from the coding sequence ATGATTAAAGAAAATGAAATCGATTATAATACTTATGAATTGAATATAAGTCCAGAATTAATTCATATAGAGAAAAATCGAATTATTGAGATACTTGGATATAATTCATTACCAGAGCATTTTGATTTAATGCTCGATAATGTTCTAAGTGACATTAAAAAAAAATTAAACATTAGAGCAGGCTATAAAATAATTGATGATTATAAATTATTAGATAATAAAGAGGGCTTCTTTATTTCCAGAACTTTTTTTAAAACTGGTAAAATTGTTACAACACAATTAGGTAAAATAGAAAGTGTAGCTGTTTTTATTTTAACAGCAGGATTTGAAATAGATAAATGGATTAAAGAACTAAATGAAAAAGGAGAAACTCTATTAAGTTATCTGGTAGATATAACTGCTTCAGAAGCAACAGAAAAGATTGCAGATGTTCTGCATGATTATATTAAAAGTAAAATGAAAAACTTTGGATTAAATGTAACCAATCGCTATAGTCCCGGATATTGTAATTGGGATGTTTCTGAGCAGCAAAAGTTATTTTCACTTCTTCCCCGGAATTTTTGTGGAGTAAAATTAACTGAATCTTCACTAATGATTCCTGTTAAATCAATAAGTGGAATAATTGGAATTGGAAAAAAAGCAAAGTGGAAAAATTATTTATGTGATAAATGTGGAATTAGTGATTGCACTTATAGAAAGATAATATCAAGGAATAAATCTAAAAAACATATTGACTGA
- a CDS encoding homocysteine S-methyltransferase family protein: MKTLIELLKENKILISDGAWGTFLQSKGLQPGECPELWNITHRDVVFEIAKSYVDAGADMILTNSFGANPIKLKHYGLESKTAELNFAAASISREAAGDNHYVLGSIGPTGILLMMGEISEDEIYEGFKIQATALKAGGADAILIETMSDIDEAKLAVKAAKENTNLTVICTFTFEKTLTGEYRTMMGVSPTEMTIALKEAGVDIIGTNCGNGFDQMIEIVQEIRTVDNSIPILVHANAGKPIFKDGITVFPETPDFMASKVQLLIESGANIIGGCCGTTPAHISAIANVVRNIK; the protein is encoded by the coding sequence ATGAAAACACTAATTGAATTATTAAAAGAAAATAAAATACTTATATCTGATGGGGCATGGGGAACTTTTCTCCAGAGTAAAGGATTGCAACCAGGTGAATGTCCAGAGTTATGGAATATAACACATCGTGATGTTGTATTTGAAATAGCAAAGAGTTATGTAGATGCTGGTGCAGATATGATTTTAACAAATAGTTTTGGTGCTAATCCAATCAAGTTAAAACATTATGGTCTGGAATCAAAAACTGCTGAACTTAATTTTGCTGCAGCATCAATTTCAAGAGAAGCAGCAGGTGATAATCATTATGTGCTTGGTTCTATTGGTCCAACTGGTATTTTATTAATGATGGGAGAAATTTCGGAAGATGAAATTTATGAGGGATTTAAGATTCAAGCTACTGCTCTTAAAGCTGGAGGTGCTGATGCAATATTAATCGAAACTATGTCTGATATCGACGAAGCTAAATTAGCAGTAAAAGCCGCAAAAGAAAATACAAACCTGACAGTAATCTGTACATTTACATTTGAAAAAACATTGACTGGTGAATATAGAACAATGATGGGTGTCTCTCCAACTGAAATGACAATAGCACTTAAAGAAGCTGGAGTAGATATTATTGGAACTAATTGTGGTAATGGTTTCGATCAGATGATTGAGATTGTTCAGGAAATAAGAACTGTAGATAATTCAATCCCGATTTTGGTTCATGCTAATGCTGGTAAACCAATTTTTAAAGATGGTATTACTGTTTTTCCCGAAACTCCTGATTTCATGGCTTCTAAAGTTCAACTATTAATTGAAAGCGGTGCTAATATTATTGGTGGATGTTGTGGAACAACTCCTGCTCATATTTCAGCTATTGCTAATGTAGTCAGGAATATTAAATGA
- a CDS encoding cobalamin B12-binding domain-containing protein has protein sequence MEELINRITLCTERGKVNLSSPYPPDMKGQEGADELTLKALEAGLQPFEILDACNVGMKRIGDKFSRNEVFVPELLMAAKAMQAVMNHLKPYFQKGIVEKKGKFIIGTVAGDLHDIGKNLVSMVVEGNGYDVIDLGVDVKPVKFLDVIKQNPDSVVGLSALLTTTMQNMALTVKEIKQHFPDIKIIVGGAPLTEAAAEKMGADAYGPNPQSAVDFLESLRCN, from the coding sequence ATGGAAGAGTTAATTAATCGTATAACACTTTGCACTGAAAGGGGGAAAGTTAATTTATCATCTCCTTATCCACCTGATATGAAAGGACAGGAAGGTGCAGACGAATTAACATTGAAAGCCTTAGAAGCAGGTCTTCAACCATTTGAAATTCTCGATGCATGCAATGTAGGAATGAAAAGAATAGGAGATAAGTTTAGTCGTAACGAAGTTTTTGTACCTGAATTACTTATGGCTGCAAAAGCAATGCAGGCAGTTATGAATCATCTAAAACCATATTTTCAAAAAGGCATAGTAGAGAAAAAAGGGAAATTCATTATTGGAACAGTTGCTGGTGACTTACATGATATTGGTAAGAATCTTGTAAGCATGGTTGTTGAAGGGAATGGTTATGATGTGATTGATCTCGGCGTTGATGTTAAACCAGTAAAATTTCTTGATGTGATAAAACAAAATCCAGATTCTGTTGTTGGTCTTAGTGCATTACTTACAACTACAATGCAAAATATGGCACTTACAGTTAAAGAAATTAAACAACATTTCCCTGATATTAAAATAATTGTGGGTGGTGCACCATTAACAGAAGCAGCAGCAGAAAAAATGGGAGCAGATGCATACGGACCTAATCCACAAAGTGCAGTCGACTTTTTGGAAAGTTTGAGATGTAATTAA
- a CDS encoding glycoside hydrolase family 43 protein, whose translation MRNIILYLLLILSLNRTLAQEKFFNPILAGFYPDPSICRVGEDYYLVNSTFAYFPGIPVFQSKDLVNWKLIGHVLDRPEQANLNGLGVSRGVFAPAIRYHNGIFYVTCTLVDAGGNFIVTAKNPAGPWSNPVWIPEINGIDPSLFFDDDGKAYIIYNSVAPDNKPLYDGHRTIRMYEFDIENLKVIGEEKILVNGGTDITKKPVWIEGPHIFKKDGYYYLICAEGGTAEQHSEVVFRSLKVDGPYISYDKNPILTQRHLNPKRDYPVTSTGHADFVETQNGDWWAVFLGCRPYKPYEENFFNTGRETFLAPVKWIDGWPVINPDFEEVQYTYPYPLKPFKEFAHRKYGGNFTIYDDFNNSELAKDWIFLRTPLEKWYKIENGKLIINLRTETCSGKSNPSFIAHRQQHQNCSAIVKMSFNAKSENEKAGLIIFQNENHFYYLCKSIKDNREVIQLYKSTNNKNMDLIKENVLDKRYMNNDIILKIDAKGKDYSFYYGFDKDKLNLLEDNVDGTFLSTKVAGGFVGSVFGLYATSLGKPSNSRVIYDWFEYKGNDEIYK comes from the coding sequence ATGAGAAATATTATTTTGTATTTATTGTTGATATTATCATTAAATAGAACATTAGCTCAAGAAAAATTTTTCAATCCAATTCTCGCAGGATTTTATCCAGATCCAAGTATTTGTAGAGTTGGTGAAGATTATTATCTGGTTAATTCTACATTTGCATATTTTCCTGGTATTCCTGTTTTTCAAAGTAAAGATCTTGTAAACTGGAAATTAATTGGACATGTGCTTGATAGACCTGAACAGGCAAACTTAAATGGGCTTGGCGTATCAAGGGGAGTTTTTGCACCTGCTATTCGTTATCACAATGGAATATTTTATGTAACATGTACACTTGTCGATGCAGGTGGTAATTTTATAGTTACTGCAAAAAATCCTGCTGGACCCTGGTCAAATCCTGTATGGATTCCAGAAATAAATGGAATTGATCCTTCGTTATTTTTCGATGATGATGGTAAAGCATATATAATTTATAACAGTGTAGCTCCAGATAATAAACCTCTTTATGATGGTCATCGAACAATTAGAATGTATGAATTTGATATTGAGAATTTGAAAGTTATAGGAGAAGAAAAAATACTTGTTAACGGTGGAACAGATATAACTAAAAAACCTGTATGGATTGAAGGTCCACATATTTTCAAAAAAGATGGTTATTATTATTTAATCTGTGCAGAAGGAGGAACAGCTGAACAGCATTCAGAAGTTGTTTTTAGAAGTTTGAAAGTTGATGGTCCTTATATTTCTTATGATAAAAATCCAATTTTAACTCAACGTCATCTTAATCCTAAAAGAGATTATCCTGTTACATCAACTGGACACGCAGATTTTGTTGAAACACAAAATGGAGATTGGTGGGCTGTATTTTTAGGTTGTCGACCATATAAACCATATGAAGAAAATTTTTTTAACACAGGAAGAGAAACATTTTTAGCACCAGTAAAATGGATTGATGGCTGGCCTGTAATTAATCCTGATTTTGAAGAGGTTCAATACACTTATCCATATCCTTTAAAACCATTTAAAGAATTTGCACATCGAAAATATGGAGGTAACTTTACTATTTATGATGATTTTAATAATTCGGAATTAGCAAAAGACTGGATCTTCTTAAGAACTCCACTTGAAAAATGGTATAAGATTGAGAATGGTAAATTGATTATTAATCTAAGAACTGAAACTTGTTCTGGTAAATCAAATCCAAGTTTTATAGCACATCGTCAGCAACATCAAAATTGTTCTGCAATTGTAAAAATGAGTTTTAATGCAAAATCAGAAAATGAAAAAGCAGGTTTAATAATTTTTCAAAATGAAAATCATTTTTATTATTTATGTAAATCAATTAAAGATAACAGAGAAGTTATTCAACTTTATAAATCTACAAACAACAAAAATATGGATTTGATAAAAGAAAATGTACTGGACAAAAGATATATGAATAATGATATTATTCTAAAAATTGATGCAAAAGGGAAAGATTATTCTTTTTATTATGGATTTGACAAAGATAAATTAAATCTACTCGAAGATAATGTTGATGGAACATTTTTAAGTACAAAGGTGGCAGGTGGATTTGTTGGTTCAGTATTTGGTTTATATGCAACTTCACTTGGGAAACCAAGTAATTCCAGAGTTATTTATGATTGGTTTGAATATAAAGGCAATGATGAAATTTATAAGTAA